From Hymenobacter sediminicola:
CACCCAGCCGCAGAAAGCCCGCCCATACACCACCGTAAACAGGATGATGAACACCAGAAACGTGAGCGAGGCCAGCAGCAGCACGAAGAAATCCTGGGGCCAGAAAATCTGACCCAGCACGATGAACTTGCGTGCCGGCAGGTTCAGCATCAGCAGCGGCAGCCCGTTCAGGCGCAGCCAGGGCCCGGCAAACAACAGCGCCAGCAACCCGTAGCTGATCCACGTGCGGGCGCGGTAGAGCCGTCCCGTGGGCTTCTTAGGATAGAGCCACACCCGTTTGCCGGCCGCGTCTACCGTAGCAATAGTGTCGCGGTAGGAGTCGTCGGGTTTGAACTCAGTGGTAGACATGGCAAGTGGTAGGCGGGCGTGTTGATTTGTTTTACAGATCGTCCGGCCGAGCGAAGCCGAAGCATGCGCTCAGCCGGACGGTCGTTTGCTGGCAGTATTAGAGTTTGACTACCGGTTTGCCAGCAGTTTCTTTCTCGCCCTGCGGCTCTTTGGCGCCAGCGGGTTTCGTGCCCTGCAGGCTCAGGATATAGGAGCTGACCTGCAAAATCTGCTTGCCGGACAGCTTGCCCTTCCAGGCGACCATGCCTTTGCTGGTGACGCCAAACTTCACGGTTTTGTAGACGTGGTTCACTTCGCCGCCGTGCAGCCAGTATTCGTCGGTCAGGTTGGGGCCTACTTTGCCTTCGGCGTTCTGGCCGTGGCAGGCGGCGCAGTTGCTGGCAAACAACGACTTGCCTTCACTCAGATCAGCGGGCGTAGCCAAGGGCTGATAGGTAGTCAGCTTGTTGGGGTCGTCGGCGTCGGGCGAAACCAGCAGGGCCGCTTGGCGCATTTCGGTTTCGTATTCGGCGCCCTGCAGCTGCCCGGCCTGGGCCACATGGTAGTAGCCCACGTAAGTCACGGCGAAAATGATGGTGGCGTAGAAGCTGTACTTCCACCACGGCGGCAGGTCGTTGTCAAACTCATGGATACCGTCGTAGTCGTGGTCGAGCAGCTCGTCGCGCACCTCGCCCTTCACCAGCGTCGCGTCGCCGACGAGCAGGCCCAGCACCCGGCCGCTCCAGGAGTGGCGCACGGTGGGCAGCTCGTATACTTTGCGCAACTGTGGCCGCATCTGCACCGCAATACCCACGAACGAAAGCAGCAGCACCAGCAGCAGGAAAATCAGCAGGCTGATGAGCACCCAGAACATGATTTGCTGGCTGCTCATGCCGGCAGCTTTGGCCGGCGCGGCGGCTTCTGGCGTCTGAGCCACCGCCTGCAGGCTGGTCAGCAGCAGAGCGGCTATATTCAGTGCAGCAGGAAAGCGGAATTTCATTGAAGTTAGCATGTAGGTACCCCCCTTTCTGGTGCGGCTGTATCGGTTGAGGTTTCGGCCGAATACTGCCGGCGGTGCTTGAGCTGCGAGGACACCATGGCGCCCGTGAGCACCACGGCCACAGCTACCAACCCCAGCAGGCCAACCACAAGTCCGAACAGAAAATCGGGGCCATCCGGGGCCGGGGCGGCGGGCGTTTGGGCGGCGGCCAAGTAGCCCATCAGCAGGCCCAGGCCGGTCAGGAAAAAGGTACGTTTGGTTAGCATAGCGCGTCGGGTTCGGCGTGGGCCTGTAGCGTGTCGTTGTCGTGCAGCGGCAGCTGGCTCATGGTGCTGATGTGCTGGCGGTTGGCCACCACCACGTACAGCAGCAACCCCAGGAAGAAGATGAAGAAGATGAAGAAGGAGATGAGCGGATATAGCTCAATGCCGGCAATGGATTGCAAGACGTTCTTGTACATGGCAGCGGGTAGTTAAGAGGCCTGATAGACTACTGAGCAGCGGCAGCGGCCTGCTCGGGCTTCACTTTGATGTCGGTGCCCAGGCGCTGCAGATAGGCAATCAGGGCTACTATTTCCTTCTCCGACTTCACTTCGATGTCTTCCTTCTTCAGGTCGCTCACGATGCTGGCTGCCTGGCGGCGGGCATCAGCCACGGCCTGTTGCTCGTAGCCGGCCGGATACGGTGTGCCCAGCTGGCGCAGCACCGAAATCTTGGAAGGCAGCGTGCTGTAGTCGATGTCCTGGTCGAAGAGCCATGGGTAGGCAGGCATGATGGAGCCCGGCGACATGCTGGAAGGGTCGAGCATGTGGTTGTAGTGCCAGGAATGCGGGTACTTGGCGCCTACACGGTGCAAATCGGGTCCGGTGCGCTTGCTGCCCCACAGGAAGGGCCGGTCGTACACAAACTCGCCGGCCTTCGAGTACTCGCCGTACCGCTCGGTTTCGGAGCGGAACGGGCGCACCATCTGGGTGTGGCAGTTCGAGCAGCCTTCCTTGATGTACAGGTCGCGGCCTTGTAGCTCCAGCGAAGTATATGGCTTCACGGAGGCAATGGTGGGCACGTTGGACTTCACGAGGAAGGTCGGAATCATCTCAATAGCGCCCCCGATGAGAATGGCAATGGTAGCGCCCACGGCCAGCTGAAACGGACGACGCTCAATCCAGCGGTGCCAGTGCCCACCCTCGGCGTGCGGGTCTTCGGCGGCGGGCAGCAGCGCCGGAGCCTGGGCTTTTTCGTTCGCCAGCAACGAGCCGGCTTTGGCCGTCTTGTACAGGTTGAACATCATCAGGAACACGCCGCTCAGGTAGAGCACCCCGCCAATACCGCGCAGGTAATACATGGGCACAATCTGCAGCACGGTTTCCAGGAAGTTGGGGTACTGCAGCATGCCCTCAGCATTGAACTGCTTCCACATTAGGCCCTGCGTGAAACCGGCCCAGTACATCGGAATGGCGTAGAACAGGATACCCAGCGTACCCAGCCAGAAGTGCGTAGTGGCCAGCTTTTTGGAGTGCAGCGGCGTGCGGTAGAGGCGCGGCCACAGCCAGTACAGCATCCCGAAGGTGAGGAAGCCATTCCAACCCAAAGCCCCCACGTGCACGTGCGCCACAATCCAGTCGGTGAAGTGGGCAATGGCATTCACGTTCTTAAGGCTGAGCATCGGACCCTCGAAAGTGGCCATGCCGTAAGCCGTTACGGCCACCACAAAGAACTTGAGTACTGGCTCCTCGCGCACCTTATCCCAGGCGCCGCGCAGTGTCAGCAGGCCGTTGATCATGCCACCCCAGCTAGGTGCAATCAGCATGATGGAGAAGGCCACGCCCAAGCTCTGCGCCCAGTCGGGCAAAGACGTGTAGAGCAAGTGGTGCGGGCCAGCCCAGATGTAGATGAAAATCAGGGACCAAAAGTGGATGATGCTGAGCCGGTAGGAGTACACGGGCCGCTCCGCTGCCTTGGGCAGGAAGTAGTACATCAGGCCCAGGTAGGGCGTGGTCAGAAAGAAGGCTACCGCGTTGTGGCCGTACCACCACTGCACCAGCGCATCCTGCACGCCAGCATAGGCCGAGTAGCTCTTGAACAGCGAAACCGGCAGGGCCGCCGAATTTACGATGTGCAGCACCGCCACCGTCAGGAATGTAGCAATGTAGAACCAGATGCCCACGTACAGGTGCCGCTCGCGGCGCCGGGCAATGGTGCCGAACATGTTCCAGCCAAATACCACCCACACCAGCGTAATGGCAATGTCAATGGGCCACTCCAGCTCGGCGTATTCCTTGCTGGTGGTCAGGCCCATGGGCAGCGTAATTACGGCCGACACGATGATGAGCTGCCAGCCCCAGAAATGGAGTTTGCTGAGCACATCCGAAAACATCCGGGTTTTGCACAGGCGCTGCAGCGAGTAATAGACGCCCGTAAAAATGCCGTTGCCGACAAAGGCGAAAATCACGGCGTTGGTGTGCAGGGGCCGGATGCGGCCAAAGGTGGTGAACTGGGTACCGAGGTTCGCCTCGGGACGGGCAAGCTGAAACGCCGCCAGCACACCCACCAGCATCCCAATAATGCCCCACACCACGGTTGCAATACCGAAGTCGCGGACAATCTTGTTATCGTAGAAAAACGTGTCAACGGCCCGCGAGAGAGGACGCGGCACCAGCGGCGGCTTGGGGGCTGCCTGTGGCAGGAGAGGTTCGACTTGCATAGCCGGAAAAGTGAGTGATTTACTTCTCCAAAGGTCTTGGCAGGCCCATTCTGAAAAGATGACGAACGTCAGCCCCGGGCTTGATTGATGTCAGGCGGCTCGGCACCCGCAATAGCACTATTCCGGATTTTCGTCGTCGAAGAGCATGCGCACAGAGGGTGTGTAGTCGTCTTCGTACTGCCCGGAGCGCACAGCCCACAGGAAGGCCCCCAGAAACAGCAGCGCTACCAGCAAGCTGATACCGATGAGCAGGAAAATAATGGTCATGATGGAGTGGTATTAGAGGTGGCGCCGGTGGGCGGCGTAACGCACCAGCAGCGTGGCAAATACCATCACGCTCAAAGAGCTGATGGGCATAAGAATGGCCGATACGATGGGCGTGAACCGGCCCTGCACGGCCAGCCCCAGCCCGATACCGTTGTAGCAAAACGACAGCACAAACGTGGCCAGCACCACCTGCAAACAGTCTTGGGAAAAGCGCAGAATGGTGGCTAGCTGCCCGAAGCTGCGGGCTTCCAAAATGGCGTCGCAGGCGGGCGAGAAGTTGGTGAGCGTGTCGGTGAGGGCAATGCCGGCATCGGCCTGCTGCAGGGCGCCGGCATCGTTCAGCCCGTCGCCGACCATGATGACGGTGCGGCCCTGCTGCCGGAGGGCGGCAATGTAGTCGAGCTTGTCTTGAGGGCTTTGGCGGAAGCGCAGCTCGGCCTGCTGCCCGAACAGGTTGCGCAGTCGAGGCTTTTCGACGTCGTTGTCGCCGCTGAGCACGGCCAACCGGTAGCGCCGGCCTAAGGTGGCCAGCACCGTTTCCAGCCCCTCGCGGTACACGTTGTGAAACATAAAGCAGCCATACACTTCCCCATCCAGGCTGACGTAGACGCTGGACTGCAGCGTATCGGCGGTAGTCTCGGCGGGCGCTGGGGCCGGAGCATCCAGCTCCACCAACGCTGCCGAACCTACCTGCACTGCCACGCCGCCCACCACGCCGCGCAAGCCCTGGCCCGGCACCTCAGCGAAGCTCGCAACTGGCTCTGAAGCAGCGGGCAGTTCCTGGGCCAGACGCTGGCTGAGCGGATGCGTGGAGTGGCGCACCAGGGCAGCTACGGCCCGCTGCTGCGCCTCTGTAAGCGGCAGGCCCACATATTCCACGGCCGAGCGGCCCACGTCGGTCAGGGTGCCGGTTTTGTCAAAGACGATGGTATCGGCGCGGCCCAGGGTTTCGACTACCGCAGAGTTTTTCAGGTAGAACTGGTGGCGGCCCAGTGTGCGCAGTGCCGCCCCCAGCGCAAACGGCGTGGCCAACGACAGCGCGCACGGACAAGCAATAACCAGCACCGACGTAAACGCCCGCAGTGCCATAGCCGAGTTGCTTTGCGCGTACCAGTAGGCCACCGCCCCTAGTGCCAGCAGCAGCGTAATGGCCACGAAATAGCGGCCCACTTTGTTGGCGTAGGTTTCGAGGGTGGCCTTGTCGTTCTTCTGGAAAGCGGGATTGTTCCAGAGCTGGGTGAGGTAGCCCTGCGACACTTCGCGCACCACTTCCAGTTCCACGGCCTCGCCCACCTGCCGGCCGCCTGCATATACTACTTCGCCGGCCTGCCGCGCCACTGGCACACTCTCGCCCGACACGAAGCTGTAGTCGATCTGGCCCGCGCCACGCCGCAGCACGGCATCGGCCGGAATGATTTCCTGGTGGCGCACCCGAATCCGCTGGCCCGCCCGCAGCTCCTTCACCGGCACCGACTGCTCCTGCCCGCCGGGGCCAAGCAGCGTGACGGCCACCGGGAAATAGGATGTGAAGTTGCGGTCGAAGCGCAGGGCGTCGTAGGTGCGCTGCTGCACCCATTTGCCAATCAGCATGAAAAACACGAGCCCCGTAAACGAGTCGAAGTAGCCCGGCCCGGTCTGCGTCACGACTTCAAACACGCTGGTCGTGAACAGGGCCGTGAGGCCGAGGCTGATGGGAAAGTCGAGGTTGATGTAGCGCTGCTGAAGGCCCTGCCACGCCGAGCGGTAGAAGTCGCGCGCACTCACCAGCAGCACCGGCACGGCCAGCAGCAAACTCAGCCACCCGAAAAACCGCCCCAGTGCCGCCTGCAAGGTTTCCGTGAACGAAAAGTACTCGGGCAGCGCCAGCAGCATCACGTTGCCGAAAGCAAAGGCCGCCAGGCCCAGCTGGTAGTACAGCCGGCGGTTGGCATAGTGGGGCTGCGCGCCCAGTTCGGCCAGCGTAATCTGGGGCTCGTAGTTGATGGCGGCCAGCAGTGTCACGACTTCCTGCAGCGAGGTGGCCCTTGGGTCGTAGCTCACGGTCAGCTCCTTGCGCAGAAAATTGACGCGCGACGCGGAAATGCCGGGGTTGAGCTTGAACAGGTTTTCGAGCAGCCAGATGCAGGAGGCGCAGTGCATCTGCGGGATGGTGAGCGTGAGGCGGGCCAGCGACTCGGAGCGGAACGCCAGCAGCTGGCTCTGCACCGATTCCAGGGCGAGGTAGTCGAAGCGGCCGGGCAGCTCCACGGGCTTCACTTTCTGGCCGGCGTGCTCATCGAGGCGGTAGTAGGTGCACAGGTTACTGGCGGCCAGCAGCTCATACACGGCCTTGCAGCCCTGGCAGCAGAAGTGCAGCTCGGGCTGCTCCGGCAGCCGGATAGGCTCGTCGGGGCAGTCGTCGCCGCAGTGGGTGCAGGCTAGGTGAGTGAGGGTTTCGGTGGAGGCAGGCGCGGTAGGCACAGGCAATGGGGCTGATGGCAGCCCCAAAGCTCCCCCACGCGCCGCGCCCGTCACCTGACGAATATCAGCCCCGCTCCTGATTCATCTCAGACGAGACAGCCGGGCAAACCCGTTCTGAACTGCCACCTTTGGGGTATTGTTCCGGGAGGCCGGGCCGGCGCTGCGCCCGGTCTGGCCTTCATTGCTGCTTGCGCTTATGCCTCGTTTTCACGCTACTGCTGCCTTGCTGCTGGTACTGTCCCTGTTTGTATGGGCAGGCTTGGTAGCGGGCATTTCCTTTCTGGAAGCCCCGCTCAAATTCACCGCGCCCGGCATAACGGTGCCGCTGGGGCTGGGCATCGGGCGCATCGTGTTTTCGGCCCTCAATAAAATCGAGCTGCTGCTGGCCGCTGTGGCCGTAGTCAGTGCGTTTTATCTGCGTGTGCCGGCCCACGTCGGCGCTACGCTGGGGATAGTAAGTGGCGTGCTGCTGCTCCAGACGTTCTGGCTGCTGCCGGCCCTCGATGTACGGGCGCTGGCGTTGCTGGCCGGCCATCCGGCTCCGCCCAATTCGCTGCACATGGTGTATATCGGGCTGGAAGTGGTTAAGCTGCTGATACTGCTACTTACCGGCAGTTGGGCGTTCCGGTGGGCGCTGCAGGCAGCCCGTGGGCAAACTCTCAACCGCCGCGCCCAGCAGCTTGCCTGATTTCCGTCTTTTTTTGTTATCATGTCTCTTCCCCTTCCCGATATTCAGTCTGAAGCCGATATCAAGCTCCTCGTCGATACATTCTACCAGAAAGTAAACGAGGATGAGCTGCTGAACCCAGTTTTCAACGGCTTTGCCCACGTCGACTGGGCGCGGCACCTGCCCATCATGTACGATTTCTGGAGCAGCATTCTGCTGGGCAGTTCGCGCTACCACGGCCGGCCGTTTCCCAAGCACATCCCGCTACCCATCGATGCCACGCACTTTCAGCGCTGGCTGGAGCTATTTGAAGCCACCCTCGACGAGCTGTTCGCGGGTCCGAAAGCGGAAGAAGCCAAGGTGCGCGCCCTCAACATTGCCACCATGTTTGAGTACCGTCTGCGCAAGCGCGACCCACTTTCGCTGCTATAAAGGCGCCATGCTTGTAACACAACAACGCCTCCACGAGCTACGCTTGTGGAGGCGTTTTGCTTGCCGGAGCGCAGCTGCTTACCGGTAAATCAGAATCCGAGCTGCTTCCAGGCAGGCCAGTGAGTGAGGCGCGCCAGCCGGAATAATGACATAGTCGCCGGCTGTAACTTCCGTGGGCGCATCTTCCTGCGTGATTATAAGCCGCCCGGCCAGCACCGTCACAAACACATCGACGGAGGCGTGGTGCGTGGACATTATTTCGCCGCTATGAAAGGTCTTGTAGATAACTTTTTGGCCATTTTTTTCCAGCAGCACAAGGGCCTTTTGCTCGCCGGCCGGGGTGTGGCTGCCAGCCAGCAGGCTGCCGCTTTTCAAAGGAGGATACATGCAGAGTTGGGTGAGGTGGAACGCAGACACACAGTAGCTACTGCGCTATGATGCCAAAGCACGACCTTCTGCAGAGACTTTCCCATGACGAATCTCAGCTTTCGGGCTGAGGTAGCGCTACGCTGTTGTCAGACGCCTCCCTCCTGCCACGGTACGGTGCGTACCCAAGCGCCCTAGTACCTTACCAGTGTGCCTGCCGCAGCTTTTCAGGGTGCAATACGCGGATGTTTTTGGGCGTCAGCTCTATCAGGCCATCCTGCTTGAACTCGCTGAGCGTCCGGATCAGCGACTCGGGCGCGGTGCCCACCATAGCAGCCATATCGTCGCGGGAAAGCTGAATGGTGGCATCGGTGGTGCCGCCCGCCTGCTCGTGCATGCGCAGCAGTGTATCGGCCACGCGGCGCCGGATGGAATTGTAGGCCATGCCCAGCAGCTGCTTTTCCCGCTCGCTTACGCGGCCCGCCAGCAGCCGGATAAACTGCTGCCCCACTTCCGGATTGCGCAGCAACAGCTGCGAAAAATCGTCGCGCGGGATGTACACCAGCTCCGAATCATCCACGGCCACGGCTGAGTCGGAATGCGGCGTGTGCTCAAGTAGCGGCAGGTAGCCGAAAAACTCGCCGGGACCATAGAGTCCCGTAATCAGCTCTTTGCCGCCGGCGGTGGCTTTCACGGTTTTTATCCGGCCGGCCTTCACAA
This genomic window contains:
- a CDS encoding group III truncated hemoglobin; the encoded protein is MSLPLPDIQSEADIKLLVDTFYQKVNEDELLNPVFNGFAHVDWARHLPIMYDFWSSILLGSSRYHGRPFPKHIPLPIDATHFQRWLELFEATLDELFAGPKAEEAKVRALNIATMFEYRLRKRDPLSLL
- the ccoN gene encoding cytochrome-c oxidase, cbb3-type subunit I; this encodes MQVEPLLPQAAPKPPLVPRPLSRAVDTFFYDNKIVRDFGIATVVWGIIGMLVGVLAAFQLARPEANLGTQFTTFGRIRPLHTNAVIFAFVGNGIFTGVYYSLQRLCKTRMFSDVLSKLHFWGWQLIIVSAVITLPMGLTTSKEYAELEWPIDIAITLVWVVFGWNMFGTIARRRERHLYVGIWFYIATFLTVAVLHIVNSAALPVSLFKSYSAYAGVQDALVQWWYGHNAVAFFLTTPYLGLMYYFLPKAAERPVYSYRLSIIHFWSLIFIYIWAGPHHLLYTSLPDWAQSLGVAFSIMLIAPSWGGMINGLLTLRGAWDKVREEPVLKFFVVAVTAYGMATFEGPMLSLKNVNAIAHFTDWIVAHVHVGALGWNGFLTFGMLYWLWPRLYRTPLHSKKLATTHFWLGTLGILFYAIPMYWAGFTQGLMWKQFNAEGMLQYPNFLETVLQIVPMYYLRGIGGVLYLSGVFLMMFNLYKTAKAGSLLANEKAQAPALLPAAEDPHAEGGHWHRWIERRPFQLAVGATIAILIGGAIEMIPTFLVKSNVPTIASVKPYTSLELQGRDLYIKEGCSNCHTQMVRPFRSETERYGEYSKAGEFVYDRPFLWGSKRTGPDLHRVGAKYPHSWHYNHMLDPSSMSPGSIMPAYPWLFDQDIDYSTLPSKISVLRQLGTPYPAGYEQQAVADARRQAASIVSDLKKEDIEVKSEKEIVALIAYLQRLGTDIKVKPEQAAAAAQ
- a CDS encoding cupin domain-containing protein, with protein sequence MYPPLKSGSLLAGSHTPAGEQKALVLLEKNGQKVIYKTFHSGEIMSTHHASVDVFVTVLAGRLIITQEDAPTEVTAGDYVIIPAGAPHSLACLEAARILIYR
- a CDS encoding cbb3-type cytochrome c oxidase N-terminal domain-containing protein codes for the protein MKFRFPAALNIAALLLTSLQAVAQTPEAAAPAKAAGMSSQQIMFWVLISLLIFLLLVLLLSFVGIAVQMRPQLRKVYELPTVRHSWSGRVLGLLVGDATLVKGEVRDELLDHDYDGIHEFDNDLPPWWKYSFYATIIFAVTYVGYYHVAQAGQLQGAEYETEMRQAALLVSPDADDPNKLTTYQPLATPADLSEGKSLFASNCAACHGQNAEGKVGPNLTDEYWLHGGEVNHVYKTVKFGVTSKGMVAWKGKLSGKQILQVSSYILSLQGTKPAGAKEPQGEKETAGKPVVKL
- the ccoS gene encoding cbb3-type cytochrome oxidase assembly protein CcoS; this encodes MTIIFLLIGISLLVALLFLGAFLWAVRSGQYEDDYTPSVRMLFDDENPE
- a CDS encoding heavy metal translocating P-type ATPase — protein: MPTAPASTETLTHLACTHCGDDCPDEPIRLPEQPELHFCCQGCKAVYELLAASNLCTYYRLDEHAGQKVKPVELPGRFDYLALESVQSQLLAFRSESLARLTLTIPQMHCASCIWLLENLFKLNPGISASRVNFLRKELTVSYDPRATSLQEVVTLLAAINYEPQITLAELGAQPHYANRRLYYQLGLAAFAFGNVMLLALPEYFSFTETLQAALGRFFGWLSLLLAVPVLLVSARDFYRSAWQGLQQRYINLDFPISLGLTALFTTSVFEVVTQTGPGYFDSFTGLVFFMLIGKWVQQRTYDALRFDRNFTSYFPVAVTLLGPGGQEQSVPVKELRAGQRIRVRHQEIIPADAVLRRGAGQIDYSFVSGESVPVARQAGEVVYAGGRQVGEAVELEVVREVSQGYLTQLWNNPAFQKNDKATLETYANKVGRYFVAITLLLALGAVAYWYAQSNSAMALRAFTSVLVIACPCALSLATPFALGAALRTLGRHQFYLKNSAVVETLGRADTIVFDKTGTLTDVGRSAVEYVGLPLTEAQQRAVAALVRHSTHPLSQRLAQELPAASEPVASFAEVPGQGLRGVVGGVAVQVGSAALVELDAPAPAPAETTADTLQSSVYVSLDGEVYGCFMFHNVYREGLETVLATLGRRYRLAVLSGDNDVEKPRLRNLFGQQAELRFRQSPQDKLDYIAALRQQGRTVIMVGDGLNDAGALQQADAGIALTDTLTNFSPACDAILEARSFGQLATILRFSQDCLQVVLATFVLSFCYNGIGLGLAVQGRFTPIVSAILMPISSLSVMVFATLLVRYAAHRRHL